GAAGGAACCTCAAACGGAGGCGAGCGCGTTGAGAGGGTCTGAGTGTCTCTCGTGCTTAACGATTTCTTCCGGGCGGCGAGGATGCACGCCCTCTACGTCAGGCAAGATGCCTGACGCCACCCTCACCTCCGTTACGCTTCGCATAGCGACCATGGCGAATTACATCGACTCGCTTGCGATGCATTTGGAAACTCAGGCCATGGCATTGCCCCCGGATCTGCACATGCATACACCGCTCTGCCGCCACGCGCGCGGCGAGCCTGTGGATTACGCGCGTCATGCCGCGTCCGTGGGACTTCGCGAAATCGGGTTTTCAGATCATTCACCCATGCGCGACCCCGACTTCGACGACTGGCGCATGCGCGCGGATCAACTCGACGAATACGTTGAGAAGGTGGAACGAGCGCGGCGGGAAGTTCCCGCGATCAAGATTCGTCTCGCGCTGGAAGTCGACTACCTTCCCGGACAGGAGGATTGGATCCGCGAACTCGCCCAGCGGCATCCGTGGGATTACCTGATCGGCTCAGTCCATTATGTGTCGGACACGTGGGCCATCGACAACCCGCACATGCTTTCAGAATGGAAACAGCGCGACGCGGATGAAGTCTGGACGTGCTATTTCGAGCGGCTGATGCAAGCGGCAGGGACGGGCTTTTTTGAGATTCTCGCCCACGCTGACCTTCCCAAGAAATTTGGCCATCGCCCCACTCGTGATTGTTCCCGCCTTTACCAGGGCCTCATCGCTTCGGCAAAACGGCATGCGTGCGCCATCGAACTGAACACGGCGGGCCTCCGCAAGGAATGCCGGGAGATTTACCCAAGCCGCGAAATTCTCACGCTGGCCCAATCCGGGCAGGTCGCCATCACATTTGGGTCAGACGCGCATGCTCCCGAGGAAGTCGGCATGAACTTCAACGATGCGGTCGCACTCGCGCGCTCGGTGGGTTATGACAGTTGCTGCACGTTCGAAAAAAGGGCGCGGCACATCCTGCCGCTGCCAGCCTAGGGTCCCAGCAGCACGCGATAGAATCGCGACGGATCGCTCAGTGATGAATCTGTGAATTCGAGCGGCAGCGCAGGCGAGTTCGTGCTGAACAGCGTTGTCCAGTCCACCAGGTTTGTTGAACTCTGCACGGCGTAGTCGGGACCCCCATCTCCGTCCACGCGCAATGTCAGCGACGTGCCTGTCCAATTCACAGCGGTCAACTGCGGCGCTGCCAGCGGGTTGATGACAACGTTGAAGGTTTGCGTTGCGGCGAGACTGGGCGTGCCATTGTCCGCAACCCGAACTGAAACGGGTTGAATCGTACCCGCGTGCGCCACCGCGGGCCGCCATGTAAAAACCCCCGTGTTGCTGTCCAACGACGCTCCGGCGGGTCCGGCCAACAACGTAAACGTCAGCATTTGCCATGGCAGATTCACGTCCGCCGCGAGGTTCGTCACGACAACGTTGACGCCCACATTCACGGTTGCATCGGAAATCTGCGACAATGTCGGGGCCGCGTTGGCAGGGACCATGGCGGCAATTTCAGCAGCGGCGAGAGGGCGCGAGTAAATGGCAATGCTATCCAGTGCGCCGCGGAACATCGGTTGCGCGGGATCAGCGCCGCGCGCAAGGTATTGGTGCGGAGTTGCAGTTGCCGTATTCGGCGCATTCAAGGCGTCGGGCGCAACAGGGATTTCACCCTCGTCCTGCAGCACGCCGTTCATAAACAGGCGGCCCGTGGTGCCGTCGGATAACGTCACGACAACATGCGTCCAATTTCCTGGAACCAAAGCCGCGGCGGCAGTGAGCGTGTGCTCGACACCTGAGTGACGCAGGATAAAACGCGCGCGCCCCGAGCCGTCGTCGGGCGTCAAAAACATCGCGTTGGTTGCCGCGGATCCAAAATGCCAGACGGGTTGGTTGGACTCGCCACCATTCCATCGAACCCACGCCGTAATCGTCATTTCCTTCAGGTCCGACAAGGAGCGATCCAGGACAACATATTGGTTCGTCCCGCTGAATAACATCGCTCCCACGCGTCCGCT
Above is a window of Verrucomicrobiia bacterium DNA encoding:
- a CDS encoding histidinol-phosphatase HisJ family protein → MPDATLTSVTLRIATMANYIDSLAMHLETQAMALPPDLHMHTPLCRHARGEPVDYARHAASVGLREIGFSDHSPMRDPDFDDWRMRADQLDEYVEKVERARREVPAIKIRLALEVDYLPGQEDWIRELAQRHPWDYLIGSVHYVSDTWAIDNPHMLSEWKQRDADEVWTCYFERLMQAAGTGFFEILAHADLPKKFGHRPTRDCSRLYQGLIASAKRHACAIELNTAGLRKECREIYPSREILTLAQSGQVAITFGSDAHAPEEVGMNFNDAVALARSVGYDSCCTFEKRARHILPLPA